The DNA window AAAacctaccacatgtgtatccgaCAGTTTGTACTCCAGTGGCGTAGTGGATTAAAACCCTACAAAAATAGCAATAACACATTAATTCTTTTaccataagaaataaattattcaacgtACTTTTCGTACTTGTTCAAAATGTACGGAACATCTTATACAAACGTTATTATACAAGTAGATTACTATAATATAGAGTACGTATTAAAAGTGTGATGCAGGTTCGaggatgaatataaaattacctCCTTAACGAGCACTCGAGATCAGTCGCAGGCGCGCACCTGCATGTCCCTCCTATTTGCGATCGGCGCATTTTAATTCCATTTTCTCTTCTCAAGTACGTTGCATCCGATCGTTTTAATTATAGGAAAATTTGTGCAGAATGTGACGGTCAAATTGGTTTTCGAAAAGATAGATTgtatttgtgttaaaatttttcctggattttttctataaataataaaagtgtgagaaatattacaacacaattgaattaaaatttgaaaaaaactttAGACGAGTGGAAgatacagtattattattttaagtagagGCGGATATACCGCTTGGCTCGATACTGATTtcattatcaaaacatttttatatctaaaaaaataagataatattaatataacatataagttTTCTCTAAAGGGCGGAAAAAGATTAGCTAGTAACATATAATCAAAGTTTTCATGTTTccaattttttacaaatttttcgttatctatcttttttattttgttacaggaACGCTCAGTATGAGAACTTTCACGTGGAACAAAAAGGCTATGATCAAATGTATGATGGCGAGGACCTTGAAACACCGCCATCTCCCGACCGACCACCTCCACGTCATATAGGTCAGTGACATAGTAACAGAATGAGGAGTAAGGATAGCGATTATCAATATACTTCCTTTGATATCAGTCTTTACGACCACACGTCTGCTATATGAATACATTCGAAATACTCTGGTTCtttaatttcaacttttattaataaattttcattaaaataaaatattttaatgatccttcatatatattttttactatatatttatggggacattttatttgattcataTCTTGCAAAGCTTCATTGCCTTTGTGGTTATTGTGAAATTTCAttaagatatagatatagaaagatatcttaataataacttaacattTTCATATTAGATAATTCTTCAcgacatattttaattacttaaatctaCAATCTTGGGTGattctgtaatattttaaattttactgtcaatatttttgctttaaattaaTAGGAATTTTAGGTcatcaaataaatgtatatttatccGTATATAGCAGCTTGTTCAATTTATACTTTGATACAATCACAGGATCCTaaggatattttctttttaccaGACAAATACGTCCGTGCGGATTGTCCCTGTTTAAGCACGCGCTACACTGTTGCACTGCTCGCCTGTTTCGGGTTCAGCATCATGTTCGGAATGCGTTGCAACATGAGTATGGCAAAACTTAAGATGACTGAAAAACATAATGTAAGTActtggaaatattaatatatacatatttgtattagataaaatagaaataaatattcattagcGTCATTCGTGAATTTAAATGATGACTTCTTTTTTGTTGTGTCTGAACGAATTGTAcgatattcatcaataatttaaataactagaaaaaaaaaatgtttcttttgacCTAAATTAAATACCATGTATACCATCCTTGTGAGCAACTTTGACAATTtcatacaacattttttttttatacagaccTCGTCTGGAGTTAAGGAGGACACGCCATTCAATTGGACCGTTAGCGTCGAATCCTCAATAGATGCGTCTTACTTTGCCGGCTATCTAATTACACAAGTACCAGGTGGTTATTTCGCATCAATGTATCCCGCGAACAAGATCTTCGGGGCAGCGATTGTTGCCTCTGCCATATTTAATATGGCTATTCCGGGCGCGATGTCTGTAGGACCTGCGGCGGTCGTCATGCTAAAGATTGCTCAAGGTTTCGTTGAGGTAAGAAGCTATGTATtatttagaagtaaaatattCTAAACGTTTTAATTACTTAGATGAGTTtgacagtatttttataagctTCTCATTGCGAcagaaaatatgaatataaaagaattatcgttgcgaaaatatttttactgtacaCATTATTTTCAGATTAGTATACTTCCTGTATTCTCATTCTGTAATGTGTACTGTTTTACACAACTAAAACCGTTTTGTGTCAGAAGCACTTGattcatatgttatataataatttttaatgagttaaaataatatttatttcaaagctatGTGAGCTGTTGGTATGTTTCGATAACAAGACAAGCGTCGAAGATCCGGAGGGTTACAATAAACATGTAACAAGGGTCATGTCACTTAAATTTTGAACATTTGGCATTCAGTTCGTGACGGAGCATGATCAAGCTTATTTTCGATGCACAAATTTTGAGCCCTGTAGCGAATGTACGTTGTCACGTTTAGATTTAATCCCCTTTATTTCGCGATCTTGTTTGAATTAAACAAATGCAAAACTATTGTATACTAATACAATCGTTAGTCTAATaactgtattgtttaaaaaaaaaaattctaacttTTTGCCTAATgacataagtttattttatttctgcgagttaactattaaaaaagGTAGTTAGATCATATGACATGACCTTGTGTGACTAGGATATCTATATCTAATcgctgttgttctttcacggtcaaaccacggTACCAAATGTgatataatttgatatgaaacaagtttgaaccccagagccgagatggccaagtggttagaacgcgtgcatctcaaccgatgatttcgggttcaaacccaggcaggcactgaattttcatgttcttaatttgtggttataattcatctcgtgctcggcggtgaaggaaaacatcctgaggaaacctgcatgtgtccaatttcaacgaaattctgccgcatgtgtattccaccaacccgcattggagcagcgtggtggaatatgctccaagccttttcctcaaagggagaggaggcctttagcccagcagtgggaaatttacaggctgctaatgtaaaaaaaaaaaaagtttgatccccaaggaagaacataggatacttttttatatctaacatctgatgaccaacccctaaaacgcgaacagAGCCGCGGGCGAATACTAGTTGAAAAATCTAAacgtattttttcaaatatatcgttatcgttataaaatttgtataaaaactaataaaatataacgtattGTACTCTATACGGTTTCCATAGTAACCGACATATAATTTTTctagtaaaaaatacattaattcacattttatttttaattcgaaatggtaagtttatttttacacatgatttttgaagtaagagtagttttatataatatgtgattctagaatattttaatataggtacAACTTATCTTACAAGTACTTGAGAGCATTTGAAATCGTTTCCCAGAGTACAAAGCCTCTTTAGGATTATCGAGCCCCCAGTAACCatagatacgtatttattcGCCTGTACCCAGCTTAGCTGACTCGTCAATAGTACCGTATCCCTATTAAATCTTATGTTGAATTATTGCGATGACGAAAAGATTgtataaaatccattttatctGGATTTCTATGCTTTATtcagaaatatataatcatattagtGGAACTTTCTTTGTAAACGAGAAAAATGGTTCAATAATATGGAGTGaacttttgtatttgttattttaaaaagtatttataacctCATAGAAGGATAAGGCACAATTTTTACATCTAATATGGTTACCTTCGTTTCGTGTGTTTAGAATAAgtttattgtttagtttttcgattaatttaatatataataactcctTAGAAAGCTTAAAATCCCATTTTGTCCTCcaattaaacattaaacttgtgtttgtatgtatgtgtaatacGACCATAGCTCTCGGAGTCAGGGTCGAGCATGCACCTTAACATCATAAGAGGGACCATAAGAGGATTGTCCATTTCAAATGATCTTTGACACATTTATACCACCTGTAAAGACTAACTAACACAGAAGAATAATCCCAAACCttctattttacaaaagagaagGCTTTAgtcgaaaattttaaagaaagttATTTTTCAGGGTGTTACCTATCCCTCATGTCACGGCATCTGGCGTATGTGGGCGCCTCCTTTAGAACGGTCCCGTCTAGCGACTCTAGCCTTCTGCGGAACTTATGCGGGTATTGTGATTGGCATGCCGCTTTCTGGCCTCCTCACTGACTACATTTCTTGGCAGACACCTTTCTATTTCTATGGAATTTCGGGTATTATATGGTAAGTAAAACTAATTGTTTTATAgcttagttattatataatgttactagCGTAACTAAAGCCGGGAGAACAATTTTAATCTTCttacaagttaaatattattgattattgaatatttgtaacaaaatcccaacatataatataatgtaacctATACAAATGTTATCAATGTTAAGGTTTGTTTTTGTGATAACAACTGCAAGGCTTTGCatgaaatttggaatagagATGTGTTAGGCTGTCTTCACTATATGCGAGCGAAGTTGCGAGTCGaagctattataatataaaaccattCACAGGTATATTCTATGGCTTTGGTTGGTTTTCGAGAGACCAAGCAAGCATCCCCACATCACTGCAAAAGAACTCACGTACATCGAACAGTCAATTGGAACCGCAACACAAGCCGCCATGCCCGGTTTCTTTTCCACTCCATGGAGAGAATTTGCGACCTCACCACCTGTACGTAAATTATTCCAATACAACAACCAATACTATCAAATTGAAGGCCACAGCTTCTGGAACACCATTTTTCGCAGGTTTACGCAATCATCGTCGCCAATTTCTGCAGGACCTGGAACTTCTGTCTGCTCGTCATATTCCAATCAGCATATTTCAACACTAGATTTAATATGCAAATCACTGAGGTAAGAACaggaatttatatataatattcaaataaagaatttcaaaataataaatataaagattttagaTAAAAGTATATTTCCATTAGTCATTATTCCATTCAACTTGTAGTCTGGTTTCGTTGGAGCTATTCCGCATTTGATTATGACGTCGCTGGTTCCCATTGGCGGTATGATGGCGGACTACTTGCGCAAGAACAATATAATGACCACAACGAACGTGAGGAAACTATTTAACTGCGGTGGCTTTGGACTCGAGGCTTTCTTCTTCGTTCTCGTAGCTTATGCTGACAACAaggtatatattacaaaatcaaaatatactttattcaagtaggcttttacaagcacttttgaatcgtcatttaacaaactatattaagttaagctaccatcggttcggaatgtagattctaccgagaagaaccgacaaaaaaCTCAGTCTTAACTCACTCAaactcttttttaacatttaaaaaaacagttgaatacaattatatatgtacatatatttttttttaccattattttttacttactgCTTTCcatagatattaaaaatgttgtggTAATTTACTTAGatctttatatatctttatattataaatacgaaagtcaatttgttataatttcacgtcttaactattcAATCGACAGTCACGGTATTTTGCAAACAAATCATCATGGGCACGGAAAATATATAGGGTACCAAAATCCTGCCCCTCCTGCTACACACGGAAAAAGCCATGGGCGCAAACATATATGTCCTAATTTGACATTTCTTAAGATGAAACCCTTAcgaattcaaatacattttattttattgaattccaAGAGGTATATAATatggtttatttgtatttgtctaGTATGTGGCTACAATCGAATTGACCCTGGGCGTTGCATGTAGCGGTTTTGCTATATCTGGCTACAATGTAAACCACCTGGAC is part of the Vanessa tameamea isolate UH-Manoa-2023 chromosome 10, ilVanTame1 primary haplotype, whole genome shotgun sequence genome and encodes:
- the LOC113400460 gene encoding vesicular glutamate transporter 1; this translates as MQGLQAAKEKASGLFANKPLLFKNAQYENFHVEQKGYDQMYDGEDLETPPSPDRPPPRHIDKYVRADCPCLSTRYTVALLACFGFSIMFGMRCNMSMAKLKMTEKHNTSSGVKEDTPFNWTVSVESSIDASYFAGYLITQVPGGYFASMYPANKIFGAAIVASAIFNMAIPGAMSVGPAAVVMLKIAQGFVEGVTYPSCHGIWRMWAPPLERSRLATLAFCGTYAGIVIGMPLSGLLTDYISWQTPFYFYGISGIIWYILWLWLVFERPSKHPHITAKELTYIEQSIGTATQAAMPGFFSTPWREFATSPPVYAIIVANFCRTWNFCLLVIFQSAYFNTRFNMQITESGFVGAIPHLIMTSLVPIGGMMADYLRKNNIMTTTNVRKLFNCGGFGLEAFFFVLVAYADNKYVATIELTLGVACSGFAISGYNVNHLDIAPRYASILMGLSNGIGTIAGFIVPIVIDYMTQEKDQLEKAITEWRAVFLMGATVHFIGITIYGIFASGELQPWAETAPPYETPLKSLDQETTFSEKPSEPLRGTEPPAYGSIAPPRPPAPQAHVPNNPFVSGALYQAEPIQPPAQTFEDLTDDGTY